A portion of the Lolium rigidum isolate FL_2022 chromosome 1, APGP_CSIRO_Lrig_0.1, whole genome shotgun sequence genome contains these proteins:
- the LOC124677758 gene encoding kinesin-like protein KIN-10B produces the protein MAMEQILQFCKSIGGAVLVSSYHVLQDTHVFDLLEPKDQEVTVLEDSQGKTNLKGLSKVPVKSIEDFTQLSCFRSTQNKQQPSKAPTLLHTRGHQGLIMHISSFDREGKECDVAKMNFLNLTGYVDPKQKGNGGVAALSNSNKTMYALMNVVKALNSNQSFVPYRQSKVTRILQDSLCKTSGAVLIACLDEISCQDAVSTLSLAARSSQVANQQNSRSMSVTSSKKKNVNLSANPKNSSRPFLTSILQPNPVLKHDRPQWNNSAAKTCRTPIANKRSQPIMHSARKSESVLPTQIKMKHKDAKPTMSGRSQPIVRSTKNPLSTSIKMKQKDENSKMSGSTLLCPSTNSSKEDTMVVAPVAVKFEDQSSRGIEIHAPSTDEGFDKSDVLDIVSSEIQKVVSSSMEEEEDAIVVAPVAVKVEEVQSSRGIEIQAPSTDERFDKASNTLDDVSFKTQKVVSSSMEEEDYSLSGLHAASSCTDLGESCYSNVPDVLVEKTLVNVNKQSPKLSDRLREISNSLKVLSARPLSITTQKVGMETPQKVGMEYVQPINRDVPEPKTPVRHLKYEQGEVASNSFKARSTGIKKSLVQECLTFLNSATKEELKSLKGIGEKRANYIIEFRENSPELFKEIDDLTDILGMNKKEIKRMMSGIIDS, from the exons ATGGCGATGGAGCAAATCCTCCAATTCTGCAAAAGCATTGGCGGCGCTGTCCTAGTCTCGTCTTACCACGTGCTGCAGGACACCCACGTCTTTGATCTGTTGGAGCCCAAGGACCAAGAGGTTACTGTGCTGGAAGACTCCCAGGGAAAGACTAATCTCAAGGGGCTCTCCAAG GTTCCTGTGAAATCGATAGAGGATTTCACACAGTTGAGCTGTTTCAGAAGCACtcagaataaacaacaaccaagtaAAGCTCCTACCCTGTTACACACTAGGGGGCACCAGGGGCTGATTATGCACATCTCTAGCTTTGATCGGGAAGGCAAAGAATGTGATGTAGCTAAGATGAACTTTCTCAACTTGACAG GCTATGTAGATCCCAAGCAGAAGGGTAATGGTGGAGTGGCTGCTCTATCGAACAGTAACAAGACAATGTATGCCTTGATGAATGTAGTGAAAGCGCTGAATAGCAACCAGAGCTTTGTACCCTATAGGCAGAGCAAAGTTACTCGTATTTTGCAAGATTCTTTATGCAAGACAAGTGGGGCTGTGCTGATCGCCTGTTTG GATGAAATTTCCTGCCAAGATGCAGTTTCTACTCTTAGCTTGGCTGCTCGCTCGAGTCAGGTGGCCAATCAACAAAACAGCAGATCCATGAGTGTTACAAGTTCCAAAAAGAAAAATGTTAACTTATCTGCAAATCCCAAAAACTCATCAAGGCCATTCCTTACTTCTATACTCCAACCAAACCCTGTACTAAAGCATGACCGACCGCAATGGAATAACAGCGCGGCAAAAACATGTCGAACACCCATTGCCAATAAGAG GTCTCAGCCAATCATGCATTCAGCAAGAAAATCTGAAAGTGTGCTCCCTACTCAAATCAAAATGAAGCATAAGGATGCTAAACCCACAATGAGTGGAAG GTCTCAACCAATTGTGCGTTCAACGAAAAATCCGCTCTCTACTTCTATTAAAATGAAGCAAAAAGATGAAAATTCTAAAATGAGTGGAAG TACCTTGTTATGTCCGAGCACCAATTCATCAAAG GAAGATACGATGGTCGTTGCACCAGTTGCAGTAAAATTTGAG GACCAATCATCACGAGGCATTGAAATTCATGCTCCATCAACAGATGAG GGATTTGATAAAAGCGATGTTTTAGATATTGTATCATCTGAAATACAAAAGGTGGTCTCAAGTAGTATGGAGGAAGAG GAAGATGCGATAGTCGTTGCACCAGTTGCAGTAAAAGTCGAG GAGGTACAATCATCAAGAGGCATTGAAATCCAGGCTCCATCAACAGACGAG AGATTTGATAAAGCAAGCAATACTTTAGATGATgtatcatttaaaacacaaaaggTGGTCTCAAGTAGTATGGAGGAAGAG GACTATTCGTTATCAGGTTTGCATGCAGCAAGTTCATGTACAGACTTGGGTGAGAGCTGTTATTCTAATGTACCTG ATGTCCTTGTCGAGAAGACTCTGGTCAATGTTAATAAACAATCTCCAAAGCTTAGTGACCGCCTGAGAGAGATATCAAACTCATTGAAGGTTCTTAGCGCCCGTCCATTGAGCATAACAACACAAAAAGTAGGCATGGAAACGCCACAAAAAGTAGGCATGGAATATGTCCAACCGATCAACAGAGATGTACCTGAACCAAAAACTCCTGTGAGGCACTTGAAGTATGAGCAAGGAGAAGTTGCAAGTAACTCATTTAAGGCTCGCAGCACCGGGATCAAG AAATCTCTAGTTCAAGAGTGCTTGACTTTTCTGAACAGTGCTACTAA GGAGGAATTAAAAAGCTTAAAG